The Callospermophilus lateralis isolate mCalLat2 chromosome 3, mCalLat2.hap1, whole genome shotgun sequence genome has a segment encoding these proteins:
- the LOC143394363 gene encoding oxytocin-neurophysin 1 encodes MASHSLACCLLGLLALTSACYIQNCPLGGKRATLELDVRKCLPCGPGGQGRCFGPSICCGDELGCFVGTAEALRCQEENYLPSPCQSGQKPCGSGGRCAAAGICCSSDGCRTDPACDPETNFSE; translated from the exons ATGGCCAGCCACAGCCTCGCCTGCTGCCTGCTGGGCCTCCTGGCTCTGACCTCCGCCTGCTACATCCAGAACTGCCCCCTGGGCGGCAAGAGGGCCACACTGGAGCTGGACGTGCGCAAG TGCCTCCCCTGCGGCCCCGGTGGCCAAGGTCGCTGCTTCGGGCCCAGCATCTGCTGCGGAGACGAGCTGGGCTGCTTCGTGGGCACAGCCGAGGCGCTGCGCTGCCAGGAGGAGAACTACCTGCCGTCGCCCTGCCAGTCGGGCCAGAAGCCCTGCGGGAGCGGGGGCCGGTGCGCGGCCGCCGGCATCTGCTGCAGCTCAG ATGGCTGCCGCACCGACCCTGCTTGCGACCCCGAGACCAACTTTTCTGAATGA
- the Mrps26 gene encoding small ribosomal subunit protein mS26: protein MLRTLSGLGSLPPCRAPALLLLPARGRKTRHDPPAKSKVGRVKTPPAVDPAEFFVLAERYRQYRQTVRALRLEFVSEVRKKVHEARAGVLAERKAQEDAAEHRELMAWNQAENQRLHELRLARLRLEAQEQEQRQAEERARRTREEQAWMQLKEQEVLQLQEEAKNFITRENLEARIEEALDSPKDYNWAITKEGLVVRPQHRGS, encoded by the exons ATGCTCCGCACGCTGAGCGGCCTGGGCTCGTTGCCCCCGTGCCGGGCTCCGGCCCTGTTACTGCTTCCCGCGCGCGGCCGCAAGACCCGCCACGACCCGCCCGCCAAGTCCAAGGTCGGGCGCGTGAAGACTCCGCCCGCGGTGGATCCTGCGGAATTCTTCGTGCTGGCGGAGCGTTACCGGCAGTATCGCCAGACTGTGCGCGCCCTCAG GCTGGAGTTCGTGTCGGAGGTGCGGAAGAAGGTGCACGAGGCCCGAGCCGGGGTCCTGGCGGAGCGCAAGGCGCAGGAGGACGCTGCCGAGCACCGGGAACTGATGGCCTGGAACCAGGCGGAGAACCAGCGGCTGCACGAGCTGCG GTTAGCGAGACTGCGTCTGGAGGCGCAGGAGCAGGAGCAGCGGCAGGCCGAGGAACGGGCCCGCCGCACCCGGGAAGAGCAGGCCTGGATGCAGCTCAAGGAGCAAGAAGTGCTACAGCTGCAG GAGGAGGCTAAAAATTTCATCACCCGAGAGAATCTGGAGGCCCGGATAGAAGAAGCTTTGGACTCTCCAAAGGACTACAACTGGGCCATCACCAAAGAGGGTCTGGTGGTCAGACCTCAACACAGGGGCTCCTAG
- the LOC143394365 gene encoding progonadoliberin-2 gives MASSRLGLLLLLLLLLTAHPGPSRAQHWSYGWYPGGKRASSSLQDLPSALRSSGRVLCPAAGNPTQAADSLPNDALAPPEDPMSWKGRTMARLSLHRNQHLV, from the exons ATGGCTAGCTCTAGATTAGGCCTCCTGCTGCTGCTCCTACTGCTGCTGACTGCCCACCCTGGACCCTCGAGGGCTCAGCACTGGTCCTATGGCTGGTACCCCGGAGGAAAGCGAGCCTCCAGCTCACTCCAGGACCTCCCAAGTGCTCTTAGGTCCTCAG GAAGGGTCTTGTGCCCTGCAGCTGGCAACCCAACCCAGGCTGCCGATAGCCTACCAAATGATGCACTGGCTCCCCCTGAGGATCCAATGTCTTGGAAGGGCAGGACCATGGCCCGCTTGTCCCTCCACAGGAACCAGCACCTGGTGTAG